In Aureibacter tunicatorum, a genomic segment contains:
- a CDS encoding replication initiation protein has product MNNYFNYKVVKSNKIVNSKQSFSLDQFRMLALLSSKITENDDEFCEHEISILDILGKNSSDKVSGQQYNRVRQAAEDLINSSISIEFNNVWRAYSLITYAEGAKGRGYVTLKFSSDVKPFFLNLKKRYTSYFLRDVLMFKHAPSFRIYELMKQYYPQIKVREIEVGRLRELLGFENKYKLYGNFKTKVLSPAIKEINKLSDISVNFVENKKSKRVISISFHIRKNTSRPHQREIDNCKKTGSNRFLDEYSYKRLVKKYDSDYLNFCMDYVDGKKDVSNKKGYLLNALRFGYLLPSFNEKKSKSLKVMKENNRRSLLRRRENLKQKIVNEFDNIRNKVFDKYQMIASDEDLAIFLFELEESEDFYEKEVFSRFMAKGESNLDIRYFIRWYILNYGNDEEKMIAQANIKLYAKYKYNLEWD; this is encoded by the coding sequence ATGAATAATTATTTTAACTATAAAGTAGTAAAGTCTAATAAAATAGTAAATTCTAAACAATCATTTAGTTTAGATCAATTTCGAATGTTGGCGCTTCTTTCTTCAAAAATTACCGAAAACGATGATGAATTTTGTGAGCATGAGATATCAATTCTCGACATTTTAGGAAAGAATAGTTCCGATAAAGTTTCTGGCCAACAATACAACAGAGTAAGGCAAGCTGCGGAGGATTTAATCAATAGCAGCATTTCTATTGAGTTTAATAATGTATGGAGAGCCTATAGCCTTATCACCTATGCTGAAGGAGCCAAAGGAAGAGGGTATGTAACTCTAAAGTTCTCTTCTGATGTCAAGCCTTTTTTTTTAAATCTTAAAAAAAGATACACAAGTTACTTTTTAAGAGATGTTTTAATGTTCAAGCATGCGCCTTCTTTTAGAATTTACGAATTAATGAAACAGTATTATCCTCAAATCAAGGTGAGGGAAATTGAAGTTGGTCGATTAAGAGAATTGTTAGGGTTTGAGAATAAATACAAGCTGTATGGCAATTTCAAAACAAAAGTTTTAAGTCCAGCGATTAAGGAAATCAATAAACTCTCTGACATCTCTGTCAATTTTGTGGAGAATAAAAAATCAAAAAGAGTGATCAGTATTTCATTTCATATTCGAAAGAATACTTCTAGGCCACATCAAAGGGAGATAGATAACTGTAAGAAGACTGGAAGTAACAGGTTCTTGGATGAGTATTCATACAAAAGATTAGTAAAAAAGTATGATTCTGACTATTTGAACTTCTGCATGGATTATGTGGATGGCAAAAAAGACGTTTCTAATAAAAAAGGCTACCTTCTCAATGCTTTAAGATTTGGATATCTATTGCCTAGCTTTAATGAAAAAAAGTCTAAGTCCTTGAAAGTTATGAAAGAAAACAATAGACGATCGCTATTAAGAAGAAGAGAGAACTTGAAGCAAAAGATTGTCAATGAATTTGATAATATACGAAACAAAGTTTTCGATAAATATCAAATGATTGCTTCCGATGAGGATTTGGCGATTTTTTTATTTGAATTAGAAGAAAGCGAAGATTTTTATGAAAAAGAAGTTTTCAGTAGGTTCATGGCTAAAGGTGAAAGCAACTTAGATATCAGGTATTTTATAAGGTGGTATATACTCAATTATGGCAATGATGAAGAAAAAATGATTGCCCAAGCCAATATTAAATTATATGCGAAATATAAATATAATTTGGAATGGGATTGA
- a CDS encoding ATP-binding protein, with the protein MDLYSTFIGNFSLLEKLVDIRLEELHLNKPIDNASCVQILNGFCLYSDDENPFVEFRKAASPSSLEDFSLILAMASVIAPSLIDKMAVKGNPFSLFRSPDGFLLPSGETCLKLIAGNTIKVRTDAFRFLSQDGNVYFSSKIISLNAPPELMSFTYAPFIVDKDFLNFFLQLRPSLPELSPEFPASTIDTSLNWDDLILEDSVASRLDEAITFVQAKDKLKADYGFGDHMKDGTRMVFHGPSGTGKTLAVALLGKKLDKKVYRVDLSKLVSKFIGETNKNLEKLFDQLEGEDIILFFDEGDAVFGQRNTGSGRSSSHHYANQEIAYLLQRIEDFNGIVIIASNLKKNMDVAFLRRFDHMIYFPFPSAPVREKIWKKFWPKLCVPDTAFDLKSLAKRYEISPAGIINVLKRLALAHVKNNFLSIDAKLMNRLVTEEIYK; encoded by the coding sequence ATGGATCTTTACTCTACTTTTATAGGCAACTTTTCTTTATTAGAGAAGCTTGTTGACATTCGACTTGAAGAATTGCATTTGAACAAACCTATTGACAATGCTTCGTGTGTTCAAATTTTGAATGGATTTTGCCTGTATTCCGATGATGAAAATCCATTTGTAGAATTCAGAAAGGCTGCGTCTCCTTCCTCATTGGAAGACTTTTCATTAATACTGGCAATGGCGTCGGTGATTGCCCCTTCGCTCATTGATAAAATGGCCGTAAAAGGCAACCCTTTCAGTCTTTTTAGGTCTCCTGATGGCTTTTTGCTGCCTTCGGGCGAAACTTGCCTGAAGTTGATTGCCGGCAATACTATCAAAGTCAGAACAGATGCTTTTAGATTTTTAAGCCAAGATGGCAATGTGTATTTTTCCTCAAAAATAATTTCTTTGAATGCTCCCCCTGAGTTGATGAGCTTTACGTACGCTCCATTTATCGTTGACAAGGATTTCTTAAACTTCTTTCTTCAATTGAGGCCTTCTTTGCCTGAGTTAAGTCCGGAATTTCCTGCAAGCACAATTGACACTAGTTTGAATTGGGATGATTTGATCTTGGAAGATTCAGTGGCTAGTCGCCTTGATGAAGCGATCACTTTTGTACAAGCCAAAGATAAGCTTAAAGCCGATTATGGCTTTGGTGATCATATGAAAGATGGCACCCGTATGGTGTTTCATGGGCCTAGTGGAACCGGAAAAACGCTGGCTGTTGCTTTATTAGGAAAAAAATTGGATAAGAAAGTCTACCGAGTGGATCTGAGCAAATTAGTAAGCAAGTTCATTGGCGAAACAAATAAAAACTTGGAAAAACTATTCGACCAACTGGAAGGCGAGGATATAATTTTATTCTTTGATGAAGGAGACGCTGTTTTTGGCCAAAGAAATACTGGATCAGGAAGAAGTTCTTCTCACCATTATGCTAATCAAGAAATCGCTTATTTGCTTCAAAGAATAGAAGACTTCAATGGAATAGTAATCATCGCTTCGAATCTGAAAAAAAATATGGATGTCGCTTTTCTGAGACGTTTTGACCATATGATTTATTTTCCTTTTCCTTCTGCGCCTGTAAGAGAGAAGATATGGAAAAAATTCTGGCCGAAATTATGTGTTCCTGATACTGCTTTTGATCTCAAATCTTTAGCCAAAAGATATGAGATCTCTCCAGCGGGAATCATCAATGTGCTTAAAAGATTAGCTTTGGCTCATGTGAAAAACAATTTTTTATCCATTGATGCCAAGTTGATGAATAGATTGGTTACTGAAGAAATTTATAAATGA
- a CDS encoding DNA/RNA non-specific endonuclease, with protein sequence MNDSQIVKNKKRKHRASLQGELYDIEKQERLLADIELLKIGSDFSDTEDFQKTSSIEKPLTNSYPDSQVSSQIPNISNYDVDNGQLSQPSLHDAAFETIDEDKVGQNAPKKSSQGAIVPESSKNIHDLISHQITTASTQYAIHPSTQSSIDQGHKAAPVANQEVEGKAQEIKVDRLNQQEPEDFDAQSFKAQLTKRINAMKLPNNEEEAENFAENNNIEEVNMHAVQDVDAYKEASAKPISSVAEESPDLSSVQKRKVIALPKVPEVDKPVVSSESLIPKERPQQQVDKSLKAPSREMDQMLTSEGLNEQVLANSNEPEFMDALRQKENAHSHVDNSVDEYMRFEHDALNLARQDADHNISMGLTQMSVERESRLNTVRLDQSELASQDSSQRRYVGQQIEAYYNDTQTKVQGILSHLDDAVALKFKAGAQLARLAFEQHIEQKMTAYKNERYGESYMDIRQLRRVKDALVGLPDEVNEFFVTGRMVFVNTLDSTINDIALFVAAKLKEAKQIIKEGRQNISNYVDSLAPDLRKLGTQSALVIQSRFDSLQSSVDSKREELVITLADQYQQRVADMDKRMIDLKEKNKGVLLKAMDAMQGPIQRIREMRAMLMSLIDGMSEVVEAIILNPIAFFENLATGLGQGINAFLGNMPAHLKNAFFQWVTGVSSKLNIQLPENIFSVQGMLSIASQVLGFDWGNIRKIGAEEIGDKNVAMLEKSLDWFDIIRERGLGGLWEKLKDDLADFKAGVADTIKEAVLTQVIQAGFKWLLSLLSPAGALLKAAKAIIDVVGFFVDKAAQIGDLVQVFVTALSDIAKGKVSALASKVEEVMSRVLPLLIGVLASVLGINGLTKKVKGILESVRKKISDAIRKLWKKTRKLFGKKKGKKATAKKADKPTKTKQGEKTKGKEKDSRTNAEKQRDVKLATKEAIKLFDKKDTIKSFEKEIAFLKKKYSLKSIEVDKNPKNKKDKAIVARINPEHIVTLKDFKDNILLFMGAKDSYDWKEVKELEKKVRLEFEDPERYTLGFDIESINYIPKNKNNPDFWKFRFILLDKSDNSKKIADEIVTISRQKTTSSSGNTISKMLNEKIKKGNLNAEDKSLAQKTLDMYNSLVKLTYTEWSKDLNEVNKKWGEIQQNMQYFFGESNLASLPLPKFKFDNAGNRASKATVTYLSANRAAGTTPQVATEGWEFLQKAEMTNNSKEDYVRMHLINENFGGIGSFENLAPGTSDNNKNHLHTFEKKIKELIGDTANDKDNKNQHVVGFETVLDYKGKDVNVDLLSNPNTPNIGERLPKQSMVPNEWSITAWAYKQVNGKWEKAKANDPESKSLMAKLKKHPVTFGIDQPKWETAPKPTLDFYSDETDLKGRLTMFSKRQGTSILTNTKLQKWFVENKEDIRNVVKGDNTWLKGYFNDKGIKSKNDKAPYNDFIKGLKEMKKEKVLIF encoded by the coding sequence ATGAATGATTCCCAAATTGTAAAAAATAAAAAAAGAAAGCACAGGGCCTCCTTACAGGGAGAACTGTATGATATAGAAAAACAAGAACGACTGCTTGCCGACATTGAGCTTTTGAAGATCGGCTCAGACTTTTCTGACACGGAGGATTTTCAAAAGACTAGTTCTATAGAGAAGCCCTTGACAAATAGTTATCCTGATAGCCAGGTTTCATCGCAAATACCCAATATCTCTAATTATGATGTTGATAATGGACAATTATCTCAGCCGTCTTTACATGACGCTGCCTTCGAGACGATTGATGAGGATAAAGTAGGCCAAAATGCTCCGAAGAAGAGCTCTCAGGGGGCAATAGTTCCTGAGTCTTCAAAAAATATTCATGACCTAATCTCTCATCAGATTACTACAGCTTCTACTCAGTATGCAATTCACCCATCGACTCAGTCCTCGATTGATCAAGGCCATAAAGCAGCCCCTGTTGCAAATCAAGAGGTTGAAGGCAAGGCGCAAGAAATTAAAGTTGATAGATTAAACCAACAAGAACCCGAAGATTTTGATGCACAATCTTTCAAAGCCCAATTGACGAAACGCATTAATGCCATGAAGCTTCCTAACAATGAAGAAGAAGCTGAAAACTTCGCCGAAAACAACAATATCGAGGAAGTGAATATGCATGCGGTTCAAGATGTGGATGCTTATAAAGAAGCATCAGCGAAACCCATTAGCTCTGTAGCAGAAGAATCTCCAGACTTATCAAGCGTCCAAAAAAGAAAAGTAATAGCTCTTCCCAAAGTACCTGAAGTTGATAAGCCTGTAGTATCTTCAGAATCTCTAATTCCGAAAGAAAGGCCTCAACAACAAGTCGACAAGTCTCTGAAAGCCCCAAGCCGAGAAATGGACCAAATGTTGACTTCAGAAGGTCTTAATGAACAAGTACTTGCCAATAGCAACGAGCCTGAATTCATGGATGCTCTACGACAGAAAGAAAATGCTCATAGCCATGTGGATAATTCTGTTGATGAATATATGCGATTTGAGCATGACGCTTTAAATCTCGCACGCCAAGATGCAGACCATAATATCAGCATGGGCTTGACACAGATGAGTGTGGAGCGAGAGTCTCGATTGAATACTGTTCGTTTGGATCAGTCCGAGCTTGCAAGTCAAGACTCGAGTCAGAGAAGATATGTTGGCCAACAAATCGAGGCTTATTACAATGATACCCAAACCAAAGTCCAAGGCATACTCAGCCATTTGGACGATGCAGTAGCCTTAAAATTTAAAGCAGGCGCCCAATTGGCTCGATTGGCTTTTGAGCAGCATATTGAGCAGAAGATGACGGCTTATAAAAATGAGCGCTATGGCGAATCGTATATGGATATACGACAGCTAAGAAGAGTAAAGGATGCTTTGGTAGGACTTCCTGATGAAGTAAACGAATTCTTTGTGACAGGCCGAATGGTATTTGTGAATACCCTGGACTCCACGATTAATGATATAGCTTTATTTGTAGCAGCAAAGCTTAAAGAAGCCAAACAAATCATAAAAGAGGGGCGACAAAATATTTCAAACTACGTGGATAGTTTAGCTCCTGATCTGCGTAAACTGGGGACTCAGTCGGCATTGGTGATTCAATCCAGATTTGATAGTTTACAATCTTCTGTGGATAGCAAGAGAGAGGAACTAGTTATCACTCTAGCTGATCAATATCAACAGCGTGTGGCTGATATGGATAAGCGCATGATTGATCTGAAGGAGAAGAACAAAGGCGTGCTATTGAAAGCGATGGACGCTATGCAAGGGCCTATACAGCGTATCCGTGAGATGCGGGCTATGCTCATGAGCTTGATAGACGGCATGAGTGAAGTTGTGGAAGCTATTATTCTCAATCCTATTGCTTTTTTCGAAAATTTGGCAACTGGTTTAGGTCAAGGAATCAACGCATTCTTGGGAAATATGCCGGCGCATCTCAAAAATGCTTTTTTTCAATGGGTAACAGGAGTATCTTCTAAGCTCAATATTCAACTTCCTGAAAATATCTTCTCAGTGCAAGGGATGTTAAGCATCGCCTCTCAAGTGCTTGGTTTTGATTGGGGAAATATCCGCAAGATCGGCGCGGAGGAAATAGGTGATAAGAATGTGGCAATGCTAGAAAAGTCTCTGGATTGGTTTGACATCATACGCGAGAGAGGTCTGGGAGGGCTATGGGAGAAGCTTAAAGATGATCTTGCCGACTTTAAGGCTGGTGTCGCTGATACGATCAAGGAAGCTGTGCTGACACAAGTTATACAAGCAGGATTCAAATGGCTACTGTCTTTGCTGAGTCCCGCTGGAGCCTTGCTTAAAGCTGCCAAAGCAATCATCGATGTCGTAGGCTTCTTCGTCGACAAAGCTGCTCAGATCGGTGATTTGGTGCAAGTGTTTGTCACAGCGCTTTCGGATATTGCCAAAGGCAAGGTAAGCGCTCTCGCCTCTAAAGTGGAAGAAGTCATGTCGCGAGTATTGCCCTTATTGATTGGTGTGCTGGCTTCTGTGCTCGGTATCAATGGCTTGACCAAAAAAGTCAAAGGCATATTAGAATCTGTTCGCAAGAAGATCAGCGATGCTATCCGAAAGCTCTGGAAAAAAACGAGGAAATTATTCGGGAAAAAGAAAGGAAAGAAAGCTACTGCTAAAAAAGCAGATAAACCTACCAAAACGAAACAAGGTGAAAAGACCAAAGGAAAGGAAAAAGATAGTCGCACAAATGCAGAAAAACAACGCGATGTTAAGCTAGCGACTAAAGAAGCTATCAAACTCTTTGATAAGAAAGATACTATCAAGTCTTTTGAAAAAGAAATAGCATTCTTAAAGAAAAAATATAGCTTGAAATCTATTGAGGTAGATAAAAATCCTAAAAACAAAAAAGACAAGGCTATTGTTGCCAGAATCAATCCAGAGCATATTGTAACATTGAAAGATTTTAAAGACAATATTTTACTCTTTATGGGTGCCAAAGACTCTTACGATTGGAAGGAAGTCAAAGAATTGGAAAAGAAAGTTCGTTTAGAATTTGAAGATCCTGAAAGGTATACGCTTGGTTTTGATATTGAGTCGATTAACTATATTCCTAAAAATAAAAATAATCCTGATTTTTGGAAATTTAGATTCATATTGCTTGACAAGTCTGATAACTCCAAAAAAATTGCTGATGAGATCGTTACCATCAGTCGCCAGAAAACGACTTCTTCTTCTGGAAATACTATTTCCAAAATGCTCAATGAGAAAATAAAGAAAGGAAATCTTAATGCTGAGGATAAGTCACTGGCTCAAAAAACACTTGACATGTACAACAGTCTGGTCAAGTTAACTTATACTGAATGGAGCAAGGATCTCAATGAGGTGAACAAAAAGTGGGGGGAAATACAGCAAAACATGCAATATTTCTTCGGTGAGTCCAATCTTGCTTCACTCCCATTACCAAAATTTAAATTTGACAATGCAGGTAATCGTGCAAGTAAGGCTACTGTCACTTACCTTTCTGCCAATCGTGCGGCTGGTACTACTCCTCAGGTTGCTACCGAAGGATGGGAGTTCTTGCAAAAAGCAGAGATGACCAATAACTCCAAGGAGGATTATGTTCGTATGCACCTCATCAACGAAAACTTCGGAGGTATCGGTTCCTTTGAAAACCTTGCGCCAGGAACTTCGGACAATAATAAAAATCACCTCCATACTTTTGAGAAAAAGATCAAGGAACTCATCGGTGACACTGCCAACGACAAGGATAACAAGAACCAGCATGTAGTCGGGTTTGAGACTGTTCTGGACTACAAAGGAAAAGACGTTAATGTAGATCTTCTTTCCAATCCAAACACACCGAATATCGGAGAACGACTACCTAAGCAAAGCATGGTGCCAAATGAATGGTCGATCACGGCTTGGGCCTACAAACAGGTCAATGGCAAGTGGGAAAAAGCCAAGGCCAACGATCCAGAAAGCAAAAGCCTGATGGCTAAGCTTAAAAAGCATCCCGTAACCTTTGGCATCGATCAGCCCAAATGGGAAACGGCGCCAAAGCCTACCCTTGATTTCTACTCTGATGAGACTGACCTGAAAGGAAGACTTACGATGTTTTCAAAAAGACAAGGAACCTCCATCCTCACCAATACCAAGCTCCAGAAGTGGTTTGTCGAAAACAAAGAAGACATCCGCAATGTGGTCAAAGGTGATAATACTTGGCTAAAGGGATATTTTAATGACAAAGGAATAAAATCAAAAAATGACAAAGCTCCTTATAATGACTTTATTAAAGGCTTAAAAGAAATGAAAAAAGAAAAAGTTCTAATATTTTAA
- a CDS encoding ParB N-terminal domain-containing protein yields the protein MSKREFIRNAFSTEQDTVLSNVLIDPCLESYFPSLNECDLSVMTDSIRQFGIISPIILWKFENKNVLVDGFHRYRIAISMDAFLLRNNYKFIHFADFNQVKEWMISIHYPFRKLTTQQKCYYRGEMVLLTASNRNLSLSSAIELTSGKFSVSAHTIKNDYKYAVRVNQLKKKDNPLAKSILEGTSGILKRDLIKSFEWP from the coding sequence ATGTCAAAACGTGAATTTATTAGAAATGCTTTTTCCACGGAGCAGGATACAGTTCTATCTAATGTACTCATAGACCCTTGTTTGGAAAGCTACTTTCCAAGCTTGAATGAATGCGACTTGTCAGTAATGACTGATAGTATTCGGCAGTTTGGCATCATATCTCCGATAATTCTTTGGAAATTTGAAAACAAAAATGTGCTTGTGGATGGATTCCATAGGTACCGAATAGCCATAAGCATGGATGCTTTTTTATTGAGAAACAACTATAAGTTTATTCACTTTGCTGACTTCAATCAAGTAAAAGAATGGATGATTAGCATTCACTATCCTTTTAGAAAGCTTACTACTCAGCAAAAATGTTATTATAGAGGCGAAATGGTATTATTAACAGCTTCCAATCGCAATTTGTCTTTATCTAGTGCTATAGAGTTAACCTCAGGCAAGTTCTCTGTAAGTGCTCATACGATCAAAAATGATTACAAATACGCTGTTAGAGTCAATCAGCTTAAGAAAAAGGACAATCCCTTGGCCAAAAGTATCTTGGAAGGAACTTCCGGTATTTTAAAAAGAGATCTGATTAAATCCTTTGAATGGCCATAA
- a CDS encoding ParA family protein, whose amino-acid sequence MGLISSSADVCRVICISNHKGGQAKSTSAHNIGAGLAKIGYKVLLLDMDPQGNLTEGLGIVSPIHQLVDALLDGCDLPIISIKENLYVSPSDLDLGDAELHLTNKIGGFATLKQILKEYKAEFDYVIIDCPPSISILTQNALIASDELIIPVHPDFYAVKGMNRIIDIVAQLKSVIGLELSLLGVFFANVDKRQIIQQEAMARVNSLNLPVFDTIIRSNVKVKEASALRTDIFNYDPKSFGAIDYMNLVKEISNVKT is encoded by the coding sequence ATGGGATTGATAAGCTCAAGTGCCGATGTATGCAGAGTTATTTGCATTAGCAATCACAAAGGAGGACAGGCAAAATCAACATCAGCGCATAATATTGGGGCTGGCCTTGCCAAAATAGGTTATAAAGTCCTTTTACTGGATATGGATCCTCAAGGAAATCTTACTGAAGGCCTTGGCATTGTTTCGCCTATTCATCAGCTTGTTGATGCTTTGTTGGATGGCTGTGATTTGCCCATTATTTCCATTAAAGAAAATTTGTATGTTTCTCCTTCAGATTTGGATTTGGGAGATGCAGAATTGCATTTGACAAATAAAATTGGAGGGTTTGCAACTCTAAAGCAAATTCTTAAAGAATATAAAGCCGAATTCGACTATGTGATTATTGATTGTCCTCCTTCTATAAGCATACTTACTCAGAATGCTCTTATCGCTTCAGATGAGCTTATTATTCCTGTACATCCAGATTTCTACGCAGTCAAAGGAATGAATCGAATCATTGATATTGTGGCCCAGCTTAAGTCCGTTATTGGGTTGGAACTTAGCCTTTTGGGGGTCTTTTTTGCCAATGTTGATAAAAGACAAATTATACAGCAAGAAGCTATGGCTCGTGTCAACAGCTTGAATCTTCCTGTGTTCGATACGATCATACGCTCAAATGTTAAAGTCAAGGAAGCATCTGCTTTGAGAACTGATATTTTCAATTATGATCCTAAATCTTTTGGGGCTATAGACTACATGAACCTTGTTAAAGAAATCAGCAATGTCAAAACGTGA
- a CDS encoding recombinase family protein — protein MAYYRVSTDKQGKSGLGLESQRAIIEHYFENDEIILEFTETKSGSDLNKRTELQEAMKFCKDNGYTLVVAKSDRLTRDMTDAMHILGELDNRVHACDISQEKGKLDMFIFQISIAIAQKEREFISIRTKLALKAKKERLKKEQNIHEQSIPSDLATPNKFTLGNTQNFTNDGRRKGRESMIKKAKERERTAYFLAKAHRDNGYTLIAIAHKLNEAGLRTANNKLYGKSQVSRMFKRWNDSSCLT, from the coding sequence GTGGCTTACTATAGAGTATCTACAGACAAGCAAGGCAAGAGTGGGTTAGGGCTAGAATCTCAAAGAGCTATCATTGAGCATTATTTCGAAAATGATGAAATTATACTGGAGTTCACTGAAACAAAAAGCGGCTCCGACCTTAATAAAAGGACAGAGCTTCAAGAAGCTATGAAATTCTGCAAGGACAATGGATATACATTGGTAGTTGCTAAATCAGATAGATTGACAAGAGATATGACAGATGCAATGCATATTCTTGGAGAATTAGATAACAGAGTTCATGCTTGCGACATCTCACAGGAAAAGGGAAAGCTTGACATGTTTATCTTTCAAATATCTATTGCTATTGCTCAAAAAGAAAGGGAATTCATTTCCATACGAACAAAGCTTGCCCTCAAAGCGAAAAAGGAACGGCTTAAGAAAGAGCAAAACATTCATGAGCAATCAATTCCTTCAGATCTCGCTACACCTAATAAGTTCACACTTGGCAATACTCAAAACTTCACGAATGACGGAAGACGAAAAGGACGTGAATCTATGATAAAGAAAGCTAAAGAACGAGAAAGAACTGCCTATTTTTTAGCCAAGGCTCATAGAGACAATGGCTATACCTTAATTGCCATTGCTCATAAGCTCAACGAAGCAGGTCTTAGAACGGCCAACAATAAACTATACGGAAAATCCCAAGTTTCTAGAATGTTTAAACGGTGGAATGATAGCTCATGCTTAACGTAA
- a CDS encoding leucine-rich repeat domain-containing protein, giving the protein MANIFSNQEAQSLSSNIQNLWNKLLTSSYNEIELQNCGIVSFPNHSLSKNFSDLNVVNADDNLIKALPSSFFNHKNLRSAFLSNNQLDDLSADFNKLTKLALLTLDSNYISDMWPLGLCRNLVMLSLKDNQVKSIPWSFSSLEKLEILSLDGNKISTLPDIAFSSPELQIFSAASNQLESISNAITKLRKLKVIILSQNELSQFPYALGDITSLEQLNLASNNLKQLPESIAKLDNLKYLHLEDNEIQNIPTNIHQCSSLQFINLSKNELSYLPNKFSELRNLEVLVMDDNQFTIFPEQVLECPNLKIISMKNNPFSEDLLKENMPDRILDSHNIQLFL; this is encoded by the coding sequence ATGGCTAATATCTTCAGTAATCAAGAGGCTCAGTCTCTGTCTTCTAATATTCAAAACCTTTGGAATAAATTATTGACTTCGTCATATAATGAAATAGAACTTCAAAATTGTGGCATTGTATCATTTCCAAATCATTCATTGTCAAAGAACTTTTCTGATTTGAATGTTGTTAATGCTGATGACAATCTAATAAAGGCATTGCCTTCTAGTTTTTTTAATCATAAGAACTTGCGGTCAGCATTTCTTTCCAATAATCAACTAGATGATCTGAGCGCTGACTTTAACAAGTTAACTAAATTGGCTCTTTTGACTTTGGATTCAAATTACATTTCTGACATGTGGCCTTTGGGCTTATGTCGAAACTTGGTGATGTTGAGTCTTAAAGATAATCAAGTTAAAAGTATTCCTTGGTCATTCTCATCACTCGAAAAATTGGAAATATTGTCATTGGATGGCAATAAGATAAGCACTTTACCTGATATTGCTTTTTCAAGTCCTGAGCTTCAAATATTTTCCGCAGCATCCAATCAATTGGAATCAATTTCCAATGCTATCACAAAACTTCGAAAATTAAAAGTTATTATACTTTCTCAAAATGAACTCTCACAATTTCCTTATGCATTAGGTGATATAACTTCTTTAGAACAATTAAATTTAGCTTCCAACAACTTGAAGCAATTGCCTGAAAGCATTGCAAAGCTTGATAATTTGAAATATTTGCATTTGGAGGATAATGAAATACAAAATATACCAACCAATATTCATCAATGCTCAAGTCTTCAATTCATAAATCTGTCTAAAAATGAATTATCTTATTTGCCTAATAAATTTTCCGAATTGAGAAATCTTGAAGTCTTGGTTATGGACGATAATCAATTCACAATTTTTCCTGAACAAGTACTTGAATGTCCTAATCTGAAGATTATTAGCATGAAAAATAATCCTTTTTCTGAGGATTTATTGAAAGAAAATATGCCTGATCGCATATTAGACTCTCATAATATTCAATTGTTTCTTTAA